Proteins from one Bacillus thuringiensis genomic window:
- a CDS encoding putative mucin/carbohydrate-binding domain-containing protein, with protein sequence MKLIKGIFVSTIALTSFTGLELIKINENPDIVYADSKDSSQNISQFQGDIKEENKIILKFKSEVNFPYKDGLENQIKDEGSDSELVKIFSEFPQLTLKRLFTSVNPKEIENIDKHKRETENNSSSNLIDYYIVEVPNKVTAETLMDKFKKSHLVEEVYMQEKPTLLPEVQLPTVSLNPYDDPRFLNQGYLKEAPYGINASYAWSIIGGDGNGTTFVDMEYGWLLDHEDLVNQKVELISGRNIDQHVGHGTSVLGIVSAEDNKVGNIGIAPKAKVKVVSQIRGDGSYNTADAIINAVHNLQAGDILLLEAQASYDGYGDKYLPVEVQPDIFDAIRAGTDKGIIVIEAGANGSNDLDQFRDRNGKQVLNRNSPDFKDSGAIMIGAASSTVPHKRLWFSNYGSRIDVYGWGENVDTTRAEPNRITKNLYTTGFSGTSSASPIIAGAATSIQGVAKEHLGRPYKPAELRNILSNPNTGTKSQNPLTDKIGVLPDLKSILSNLGYSPDISKSVLEGNHFVWSMKGIGDFEFAKLDFNKTKEEMQIQLKAGVPHHYFDSTYASVKVQNSSGKVVYNKDIYGNRQQNAETQKIPMKVGDYIEFTHLEGGNRATLINVDKNIQESFGKKIVYQVTVNGLKKVDQIINPSPDTEAPTRPEGLQAANITANSVELKWNSSTDNVGVKEYKVLRDGRFIQTVQGTTFTDSKLTANIEYKYTVKAIDAAGNESIQSSVLSVKTKEQNTSYEKWDPRKAYTKGDRVEYQGKIYEAVQSYQGNGDSNWIFSLSLWKPISIS encoded by the coding sequence ATGAAATTGATAAAAGGAATATTCGTTTCTACGATTGCACTTACATCTTTTACAGGATTAGAGTTAATTAAAATTAATGAAAATCCCGATATAGTGTATGCAGATTCGAAAGATTCTTCACAAAATATAAGTCAATTCCAGGGAGATATTAAAGAGGAGAATAAAATTATTTTAAAGTTTAAAAGTGAAGTGAATTTCCCGTATAAGGATGGACTCGAAAATCAAATAAAAGATGAAGGTAGTGATTCGGAATTAGTAAAAATCTTCTCTGAATTTCCGCAACTAACATTAAAGCGTTTATTTACATCTGTAAATCCTAAAGAGATTGAAAACATCGATAAACATAAGAGGGAAACTGAAAATAATTCATCTTCTAATTTAATAGATTATTATATTGTAGAAGTACCTAATAAAGTAACAGCTGAAACATTGATGGACAAGTTTAAGAAATCTCATCTTGTTGAAGAAGTATATATGCAAGAAAAACCAACTCTTTTACCAGAAGTCCAATTACCTACTGTATCGCTTAACCCTTACGACGATCCAAGATTTTTAAACCAGGGATATCTTAAGGAAGCACCATATGGGATTAATGCATCTTATGCATGGAGCATTATAGGTGGAGATGGAAATGGAACTACTTTTGTAGATATGGAGTATGGGTGGTTATTAGATCATGAAGATTTAGTAAATCAAAAAGTTGAGCTTATATCTGGTAGAAATATAGATCAACACGTTGGCCATGGAACTTCTGTTCTTGGGATTGTTTCTGCTGAAGATAATAAGGTTGGTAATATAGGAATTGCACCAAAGGCAAAGGTAAAAGTAGTATCCCAAATAAGAGGTGATGGGTCGTATAATACGGCTGATGCGATAATAAATGCTGTACATAATTTACAAGCTGGGGATATTTTATTATTAGAGGCACAAGCTTCTTATGATGGATATGGAGATAAATATTTACCTGTTGAAGTACAGCCAGATATCTTTGATGCAATACGAGCTGGAACAGATAAAGGAATTATTGTGATAGAAGCTGGGGCGAATGGCTCTAATGACCTGGATCAATTTAGAGATCGGAATGGAAAACAGGTATTAAATCGCAATAGTCCGGACTTTAAAGATTCGGGAGCTATAATGATTGGAGCAGCATCGTCAACTGTTCCTCATAAACGTTTATGGTTTTCAAATTATGGTAGTAGAATTGATGTTTATGGTTGGGGAGAGAACGTAGATACAACTCGTGCTGAACCTAATAGGATTACTAAAAATCTCTATACAACAGGCTTTAGTGGTACATCTAGTGCTTCTCCAATTATTGCTGGAGCAGCGACTTCAATACAAGGTGTGGCTAAAGAACATTTAGGTCGTCCATATAAACCAGCTGAATTAAGAAATATACTAAGTAATCCAAATACAGGTACCAAATCCCAAAATCCATTAACAGATAAAATCGGTGTTTTGCCAGATTTAAAGTCAATCCTGTCAAATTTAGGATATAGTCCAGATATATCAAAAAGTGTTTTAGAGGGAAACCATTTTGTATGGTCAATGAAAGGAATAGGAGATTTTGAGTTTGCAAAATTGGATTTTAATAAGACAAAAGAAGAAATGCAAATTCAATTAAAAGCAGGTGTACCACATCATTACTTTGATAGTACATATGCGAGTGTGAAAGTCCAAAATTCATCTGGAAAAGTGGTATATAATAAAGATATTTATGGAAACAGGCAACAAAATGCTGAAACACAAAAAATTCCGATGAAAGTCGGAGACTATATTGAGTTTACACATTTAGAGGGTGGAAACCGGGCGACTCTTATAAATGTGGATAAAAATATACAGGAAAGTTTTGGTAAGAAGATAGTGTATCAAGTTACAGTTAATGGTCTTAAGAAAGTTGATCAAATTATTAACCCTAGTCCAGATACGGAAGCTCCTACACGCCCTGAAGGATTACAAGCAGCCAACATTACTGCAAATAGCGTAGAGTTAAAATGGAATTCATCAACAGATAACGTAGGTGTAAAAGAATATAAAGTATTACGTGACGGGAGATTCATTCAAACGGTACAGGGAACCACATTTACTGATAGTAAACTGACTGCTAACATAGAATACAAATATACTGTGAAGGCGATAGATGCAGCTGGAAATGAGTCTATTCAAAGCAGTGTTCTTAGTGTAAAAACAAAAGAGCAAAATACCTCTTATGAAAAATGGGATCCGAGGAAAGCATATACAAAAGGGGATAGAGTAGAGTATCAAGGGAAAATCTATGAAGCTGTTCAAAGTTACCAAGGGAATGGGGATTCAAATTGGATATTCTCGTTATCCCTATGGAAACCAATTTCAATAAGTTGA
- a CDS encoding DUF3221 domain-containing protein produces MFNKKQTFVTTVTALTLGCGFTFGLTPAFADSNKISANNIPVHSIQNQEQEPFTGYVISVEKNYLVVAATSTKDEALAYQHDWWDLVSQNKILRVPVSDSANYTLGEKLNVYAAAWTKSLPPIAVMPTIEKVFQ; encoded by the coding sequence ATGTTTAACAAAAAACAAACATTCGTAACAACGGTAACAGCTTTAACACTAGGTTGTGGATTTACATTCGGATTAACACCGGCCTTTGCAGATTCTAACAAGATTTCCGCCAACAATATTCCTGTTCATTCTATTCAGAACCAAGAACAAGAACCTTTTACTGGATATGTCATTTCAGTGGAGAAAAATTATTTAGTAGTTGCTGCTACGTCTACAAAAGATGAAGCTCTTGCTTATCAACATGATTGGTGGGATCTAGTTTCTCAAAATAAGATTTTAAGGGTCCCTGTTTCAGATAGTGCAAACTATACATTAGGTGAGAAATTAAATGTATATGCAGCTGCATGGACTAAATCTCTACCACCAATAGCTGTTATGCCTACAATTGAAAAAGTATTTCAGTAG
- a CDS encoding ArsR/SmtB family transcription factor, translated as MITLISERNLAEIHEDDVDVLKVMAHPVRLQIVNELMHHKICNVTQLTEILRLPQSTVSQHLSKLRGTVLRSERRGLEMHYYIDNAKARQIVEILGL; from the coding sequence ATGATAACATTAATATCTGAAAGAAATCTAGCTGAAATCCATGAAGACGATGTAGATGTATTAAAAGTAATGGCACATCCTGTTCGATTACAAATTGTAAATGAATTAATGCACCATAAAATATGCAATGTTACACAGTTAACGGAGATATTGAGACTTCCACAATCCACTGTTTCACAACATTTATCAAAATTGAGGGGAACCGTACTCCGCTCAGAAAGAAGAGGGTTAGAGATGCATTATTATATAGATAATGCTAAGGCCCGTCAGATTGTTGAAATTCTAGGTTTGTAG
- a CDS encoding LexA family protein, with amino-acid sequence MKSFGLKLSQLMKKNNMTDEQLAELLSVSRTTVLRWRNGERSPKMSKISQIAKILNVSATYFIDENESYYPEDHAITKRNIPIYGTIAAGKPIEAIENVIGDIQVPDIILDKYGFEKLLALRINGDSMNRIVHDGHIAVLERTTNINNGDIAAVLINGYDATLKRIYKTNNRIILEPDSFNPSIHPLMFDCTDIENCPEIKVVGKYIWSCAPIQ; translated from the coding sequence ATGAAATCATTCGGTTTAAAATTATCTCAATTAATGAAGAAAAATAATATGACAGACGAACAGTTAGCTGAATTATTATCTGTTAGTAGAACTACTGTTTTACGGTGGAGAAATGGTGAAAGAAGCCCTAAAATGTCAAAAATATCTCAAATCGCTAAGATATTAAATGTCTCTGCAACCTACTTTATTGATGAAAATGAATCCTATTATCCTGAAGATCACGCAATTACCAAACGGAATATTCCCATTTATGGTACAATCGCAGCTGGTAAACCCATTGAAGCTATAGAAAATGTAATTGGTGATATACAGGTACCTGATATCATTTTAGATAAATATGGATTTGAAAAACTATTAGCACTTCGTATAAACGGAGACAGTATGAATAGAATTGTACATGATGGACATATAGCTGTACTTGAGAGGACAACAAATATAAATAATGGCGACATAGCCGCTGTACTCATCAACGGATATGACGCCACTTTAAAAAGAATTTACAAAACCAATAATAGAATTATCCTAGAACCAGATTCTTTTAATCCAAGTATACATCCATTAATGTTTGATTGTACAGATATAGAAAATTGTCCAGAAATAAAAGTAGTTGGAAAATACATTTGGAGTTGTGCACCAATTCAATAA
- a CDS encoding helix-turn-helix transcriptional regulator, translated as MHKMIFLERKLKRKTIEEVADFLNVSPRTYWAKEHNKSEFTLKEAHMLSCYLEKSIEELFPDLFLNNL; from the coding sequence ATGCACAAGATGATATTTTTAGAAAGAAAATTAAAGAGAAAAACTATTGAAGAAGTTGCTGATTTTCTCAATGTTTCTCCACGTACATATTGGGCAAAAGAACATAATAAAAGTGAATTCACTCTGAAAGAGGCACATATGTTATCGTGCTATTTAGAGAAATCTATAGAAGAGTTATTCCCTGATCTTTTTTTAAATAATTTGTGA
- a CDS encoding conserved phage C-terminal domain-containing protein, whose product MSSLLIQDEPLLVLPRLASKIGLNEAIFLQQIHYWLKRSKHYYDDRYWVYNSITNWHKQFPFWNERTLKRIVKNLEEFNLLISGNYNKLKFDKTKWYSINYNRLVELEIDNDCDKLSQRKEHIVIMENENMSQPIPETTQKINSENTTQKDIVEIINYLNRVCNTSYRISTKKTQMLIKSRLQEGFNINEFKEVIETKAREWLYTEQAKYLRPETLFGTKFEGYLQQRKMVKSNGFNKGNRYSTKSFEENELPF is encoded by the coding sequence ATGAGTAGTTTGCTAATACAGGATGAGCCACTATTAGTATTACCTCGATTAGCAAGTAAGATTGGGTTGAACGAGGCAATTTTTCTTCAACAAATACATTATTGGCTCAAGCGCTCGAAACATTATTATGATGATCGTTATTGGGTCTATAATAGCATTACAAATTGGCATAAACAATTCCCGTTTTGGAATGAAAGAACATTGAAACGTATTGTTAAAAATCTAGAAGAGTTTAATTTATTGATAAGTGGTAACTATAACAAATTAAAGTTTGATAAAACAAAATGGTATTCAATAAATTATAACAGACTAGTTGAATTAGAAATAGATAACGATTGTGACAAATTGTCTCAACGAAAAGAACATATTGTCATAATGGAAAATGAAAATATGTCTCAACCAATACCAGAGACTACACAAAAGATTAACTCAGAGAATACCACTCAAAAAGATATAGTAGAGATAATTAATTATCTCAACCGTGTATGTAATACAAGTTATCGTATTTCAACTAAAAAGACACAAATGTTAATTAAATCTAGACTACAAGAGGGATTTAATATAAATGAATTTAAAGAAGTTATTGAGACGAAGGCGAGGGAATGGCTTTATACAGAACAGGCAAAATATTTAAGACCAGAAACCTTATTTGGAACTAAATTTGAGGGATATTTGCAGCAGAGAAAGATGGTGAAATCAAATGGCTTTAACAAAGGTAACAGATATAGTACAAAGTCTTTCGAAGAAAATGAACTTCCTTTCTGA
- a CDS encoding ATP-binding protein — translation MALTKVTDIVQSLSKKMNFLSETCVICNQERKRIVRLMEIQGETICPVCRLEEENRRLEKEMNVFRYEKEERKRKSIFYDHSLIKDETIKLARFSTFISECEEDEKNLILAKKALTDYLNDIRFNLILVGKVGAGKSHIAYSIAHEMNEQSSDKVMYVTSSELFDYIRSTFNTQSCETEHSITNMLISMDLLVIDDLGAELGDMDINDLKATAFVNRVLFKLFDGRQGKKTIITTNLTGEAIIKAYDERVTSRMFNTYRHIEFKKTRDKRKRKLPF, via the coding sequence ATGGCTTTAACAAAGGTAACAGATATAGTACAAAGTCTTTCGAAGAAAATGAACTTCCTTTCTGAAACATGTGTGATATGTAATCAGGAGAGGAAGCGAATTGTAAGATTGATGGAGATTCAGGGTGAAACGATTTGTCCAGTATGTCGTTTAGAAGAAGAAAATAGAAGGTTAGAAAAAGAAATGAATGTTTTTCGTTATGAGAAAGAGGAAAGAAAACGTAAAAGTATATTTTACGATCATAGTCTTATTAAAGATGAAACTATTAAATTAGCTAGATTTTCGACATTTATATCAGAATGTGAAGAGGATGAAAAGAATTTAATTTTAGCTAAAAAGGCTCTTACAGACTATTTAAATGATATTCGATTTAATTTGATTCTTGTGGGGAAAGTTGGAGCCGGAAAAAGTCATATTGCCTACTCTATAGCGCATGAAATGAATGAACAAAGTTCGGATAAAGTTATGTATGTTACAAGTTCAGAACTCTTTGATTACATACGTTCGACATTTAATACGCAATCTTGTGAAACAGAGCATAGCATAACAAATATGCTAATTTCTATGGACTTATTAGTCATCGATGATCTAGGAGCAGAGCTAGGGGATATGGATATTAATGATTTAAAAGCAACAGCATTTGTAAATCGTGTGTTATTTAAACTATTTGATGGACGACAAGGGAAAAAAACAATTATCACAACGAATTTAACAGGTGAGGCAATTATAAAAGCGTACGATGAAAGAGTTACATCTCGTATGTTTAATACATATCGACACATAGAATTTAAAAAAACAAGAGATAAGCGTAAGAGAAAATTACCTTTTTAG
- a CDS encoding Fur-regulated basic protein FbpA, with the protein MKLFLINQLVENGIYKYKDKQLYELNSDELIKLIKNYKDKKINVSNTMYEIIHEGYKP; encoded by the coding sequence ATGAAGTTATTTTTAATTAATCAACTTGTTGAAAATGGAATTTACAAATATAAGGATAAACAATTGTACGAATTAAATAGTGATGAGTTAATAAAATTAATCAAAAATTATAAGGATAAGAAAATAAATGTTAGCAATACAATGTATGAAATAATACATGAGGGATATAAGCCTTAA
- a CDS encoding sigma-70 family RNA polymerase sigma factor, protein MRDLIIQYKETLCKLESAKISAKEEEIKILTSMISDVTYALEWMKNAKMPGNRRGIERRAAYQREKSYDSLLMQRYFRSTDTTYEWDDENKESVISEWERIKLEDALSTLTKYEREIYIMSRGRGITQEKIAKYLNVSRSTIKTILYRSEIKIAKQVRKSLFCESS, encoded by the coding sequence ATGCGAGATTTAATTATCCAATATAAAGAAACGTTATGTAAGCTAGAGAGTGCAAAAATAAGTGCAAAAGAAGAAGAGATTAAAATATTAACAAGTATGATTAGTGATGTCACATATGCTTTGGAGTGGATGAAGAATGCAAAGATGCCGGGGAATCGCAGAGGAATAGAACGTAGAGCTGCTTATCAACGAGAGAAATCATATGATTCCTTGTTAATGCAAAGGTATTTTCGTAGTACTGATACAACATATGAATGGGATGATGAAAACAAAGAAAGTGTCATTTCAGAATGGGAGAGAATAAAACTAGAAGATGCGCTCTCTACTTTGACAAAATATGAAAGAGAAATATATATCATGTCAAGAGGAAGAGGCATTACACAAGAGAAAATTGCTAAATATTTGAATGTTTCAAGAAGCACAATTAAAACGATTCTATATAGATCTGAAATAAAAATTGCTAAACAAGTAAGAAAAAGTCTTTTCTGCGAAAGTAGTTAA